The following coding sequences are from one Candidatus Omnitrophota bacterium window:
- a CDS encoding heparan-alpha-glucosaminide N-acetyltransferase domain-containing protein yields the protein MNEAQIQNNYPKGRLVSLDAFRGFTMMSMVLVNNAGDWEHIYSPLEHAKWNGCTFTDLIFPFFLFIVGVSMSFSFAKRLQSGGDNSPLIRQLIRRSLIIFALGLFLNALGNFDLHTIRIPGVLQRIAICYFAVGWIVIGLSPFWQWMSAFALLSVYWIGMLFIPVPGYGAGVIEPVGNFCWWIDNHTLGGHTWPNAPAAGFDPEGVFSTLPAIVTTLLGYFAGTWLRSHQEEKSRLIGLFLSGDACLLLGYILTAWMPFNKNLWTVPYVFLTAGLALHLLAFFYLIIDVFGYRKWAVPFLVFGSNAIFVYVLSSIGGELLGMISIGQGEARMDAISWIVQNLFAPWTSPVNASLLYAIAFVLFWLGATSILYCKRIFIKI from the coding sequence ATGAACGAAGCGCAGATTCAAAACAACTACCCAAAAGGCCGGCTCGTTTCCCTCGACGCATTTCGTGGATTTACCATGATGTCGATGGTGCTGGTCAATAACGCCGGAGATTGGGAGCATATCTACTCGCCCTTGGAACACGCGAAATGGAACGGCTGCACGTTCACCGATCTCATCTTTCCCTTCTTTCTCTTCATCGTCGGCGTCTCCATGTCCTTTTCCTTCGCCAAACGCCTGCAAAGCGGCGGCGACAACTCGCCGCTTATCCGGCAACTCATCCGTCGCAGCCTCATCATTTTCGCTCTCGGCCTGTTTCTGAACGCCTTGGGCAACTTCGATCTCCACACCATCCGCATCCCCGGCGTACTCCAGCGCATCGCCATTTGCTATTTCGCCGTTGGGTGGATCGTTATCGGATTGTCTCCCTTTTGGCAATGGATGTCAGCCTTCGCGTTGCTCTCCGTCTATTGGATCGGGATGCTTTTCATCCCCGTTCCCGGCTATGGCGCAGGCGTAATCGAACCCGTCGGCAACTTCTGCTGGTGGATCGACAACCATACTCTCGGCGGACACACATGGCCCAACGCTCCCGCCGCCGGATTCGATCCGGAGGGCGTCTTTAGCACTTTGCCCGCCATTGTTACGACGTTATTGGGGTATTTCGCGGGGACCTGGCTGCGCTCCCATCAGGAAGAAAAAAGCCGTTTGATCGGCCTCTTTCTCTCCGGCGACGCCTGTTTGCTGCTTGGGTATATCCTCACGGCATGGATGCCCTTCAACAAAAACCTATGGACCGTTCCCTATGTTTTTCTCACCGCCGGGCTGGCGCTTCATTTACTCGCTTTCTTCTATCTGATTATCGACGTATTTGGCTACCGAAAATGGGCTGTTCCTTTTCTGGTTTTCGGCAGCAACGCCATATTCGTGTACGTTCTCTCCAGCATCGGCGGCGAGCTGTTGGGAATGATCTCCATCGGTCAGGGCGAGGCGCGGATGGATGCGATTTCCTGGATCGTGCAAAATCTCTTCGCTCCCTGGACCTCCCCCGTCAACGCTTCTCTGCTTTACGCGATAGCGTTCGTCCTCTTCTGGTTGGGTGCAACATCCATCCTATACTGCAAAAGGATTTTTATAAAAATATAG